In a single window of the Catalinimonas alkaloidigena genome:
- the rplJ gene encoding 50S ribosomal protein L10, whose product MTREEKASIIEELREKFSNFNYFYVTDASGMSVAQINDFRRACFEKGIEYKVYKNTLVKKALEDQETDYSEFDDVLKGFSGIMFSPEAGNVPAKLLKDFYKKNGKLEKPVLKAASIDQALYIGANQLDALTSVKSKQELIADVVALLQSPMKTVLSGLTGSGQKIVGILKTLSEKES is encoded by the coding sequence ATGACACGCGAAGAAAAAGCCAGCATCATTGAAGAGTTACGTGAAAAGTTTTCGAACTTCAACTACTTCTATGTAACCGACGCCTCCGGCATGTCCGTGGCGCAGATCAACGACTTTCGGCGGGCCTGCTTTGAAAAGGGGATTGAGTACAAAGTGTACAAAAATACCCTGGTTAAAAAAGCATTGGAGGACCAAGAAACCGACTACTCGGAATTTGATGATGTTCTGAAAGGTTTCTCAGGAATTATGTTCTCTCCTGAGGCAGGCAACGTTCCCGCTAAATTGCTTAAGGACTTCTACAAGAAGAACGGTAAGCTGGAAAAGCCTGTACTGAAAGCCGCTTCCATCGACCAAGCGTTGTACATCGGCGCTAATCAATTGGATGCCCTTACCAGTGTTAAATCGAAGCAGGAACTTATTGCCGACGTAGTCGCACTCCTACAATCGCCGATGAAAACTGTGCTTTCTGGCCTGACAGGCAGTGGCCAAAAGATCGTCGGTATTCTTAAAACCCTTTCCGAAAAGGAATCATAA
- the rpsL gene encoding 30S ribosomal protein S12, translating to MPTIQQLVRKGRKQLTSKSKSPALDACPQRRGVCTRVYTTTPKKPNSAMRKVARVRLTNQKEVNAYIPGEGHNLQEHSIVLIRGGRVKDLPGVRYHIVRGALDTAGVSGRLQGRSKYGAKRPKPGQAAAPTKGKKK from the coding sequence ATGCCAACCATTCAACAATTGGTTAGAAAAGGTAGAAAACAACTAACCAGTAAATCCAAATCTCCCGCGCTGGACGCGTGCCCGCAGCGGCGCGGTGTGTGCACTCGTGTGTACACCACCACTCCTAAGAAGCCTAACTCTGCGATGCGTAAAGTAGCGCGGGTACGCCTGACTAACCAGAAAGAAGTGAACGCTTACATTCCTGGGGAAGGACACAATCTGCAAGAGCACTCGATCGTGCTGATTCGCGGGGGACGTGTCAAAGATCTGCCCGGGGTGCGTTACCACATCGTACGCGGTGCGTTGGATACGGCGGGTGTAAGTGGTCGTCTGCAAGGGCGTTCTAAATATGGTGCGAAGCGTCCAAAACCAGGACAAGCAGCCGCGCCGACTAAAGGGAAAAAGAAATAG
- the rplL gene encoding 50S ribosomal protein L7/L12 has protein sequence MADLKSIAEQLVNLTVKEVNELATILKDDYGIEPAAAAAVVAGPAAAATEEAAAEKTSFDVVLKAAGASKLAVVKLVKELTGLGLKEAKELVDSAPKPLKEGVAKDEADALKKQLEEAGAEVEVK, from the coding sequence ATGGCAGATTTGAAATCGATCGCGGAACAGTTGGTAAACCTGACTGTGAAGGAAGTAAATGAGCTGGCCACTATTCTGAAGGACGATTACGGCATTGAACCTGCCGCCGCGGCCGCTGTTGTAGCAGGACCAGCCGCAGCCGCCACCGAAGAGGCCGCTGCCGAGAAGACTAGCTTCGACGTAGTACTGAAAGCCGCTGGCGCCAGCAAACTGGCAGTCGTTAAACTGGTGAAAGAACTCACTGGTCTTGGCCTGAAAGAAGCAAAAGAACTCGTTGATAGCGCTCCTAAGCCTTTGAAAGAAGGTGTAGCGAAAGATGAGGCAGATGCGCTCAAGAAACAGTTGGAAGAAGCTGGTGCTGAAGTCGAAGTAAAATAA
- the rpoB gene encoding DNA-directed RNA polymerase subunit beta → MSANSSYPTPRKSFASIRNIIDYPDFLDVQLQSFKDFFQLDTAAEKKTQEGLYKVFAENFPITDSRENFVLEFIDYTIDPPKYSVDECIDRGLTYAVPLKAKLRLLCNDADNEDFETIEQEVFLGNIPYMTSRGSFIINGAERVIVSQLHRSPGVFFAQSKHTNGTKLYSARIIPFKGSWIEFATDVNNVMYAYIDRKKKFPVTTLLRAIGYGTDKDILDLFNLSEEIEANGENLKDVVGRKLAARVLRTWTEDFVDEDTGEVVSIDRNEVLLERDSVLEAEDVETILDSGTKSIILHRADINIADYTIIYNTLQKDNSNSEKEAVEQIYRQLRNTEAPDEQTARDIIQNLFFSDKRYDLGEVGRYRINKKLGLEIEADTRVLTTQDIIEIVKYLIGLINSKAVVDDIDHLSNRRVRTVGEQLYSQFGVGLARMARTIKERMNVRDNEDFKPVDLINARTLSSVINSFFGTNQLSQFMDQTNPLAEITHKRRLSALGPGGLSRERAGFEVRDVHYTHYGRLCTIETPEGPNIGLISSLCVHAKINHMGFIETPYRYVEDGVVRLDKNVAYLTAEEEDKHNIAQANAPIDDKGNYLREQIKARYEGDFPLVGPKDLTYMDVAPNQIVSVAASLIPFLEHDDANRALMGSNMQRQAVPLLRPESPIVGTGLEGRVARDSRTLVLAEEDGVVEFVDARKIVLRYDLTDDQKLVDFDNETRTYNLIKFRRTNQDTCINLRPIVKRGQRVKKGEILCEGYATQKGELALGRNLKVAFMPWQGYNYEDAIVISERVVRDDIFTSLHIEEFELEVRDTKRGEEELTSEIPNVSEEAVRNLDDNGIIRIGSEVKEGDILIGKITPKGETDPTPEEKLLRAIFGDKAGDVKDASMKAPPSLRGVVIDTKLFSRPKKDKDLRAKAKKEVEVLKSKYSKDLIDLRKVMVHKLATLLEGKSSQGVKHKFGDELISKGVKFSERVIGENLFAEKNPYRDESNYNVPEEVNLIADVILDNWTDDERVNHLVGEIVRNYNNRRNEITGRFKRERFTLEVGDELPAGIVSMAKVYIAKKRKLKVGDKMAGRHGNKGVVAKIVREEDMPFLEDGTPVDIVLNPLGVPSRMNLGQIYETVLGWAGLKLGKKYATPIFDGATEEEVAHELKQAGLPDLGRAYLYDGLSGERFDQKTTVGVIYMLKLGHLVDDKMHARSIGPYSLITQQPLGGKAQFGGQRFGEMEVWALEAFGAANILQEILTVKSDDVIGRAKAYEAIVKGENMPRPNIPESFNVLVHELRGLALEITLD, encoded by the coding sequence ATGTCAGCTAATTCTTCATATCCCACCCCGAGAAAAAGCTTTGCGTCTATCCGGAACATCATCGATTACCCGGACTTCCTAGATGTACAGCTCCAGTCTTTTAAGGATTTCTTTCAGCTTGATACAGCCGCCGAGAAGAAGACCCAGGAGGGCTTGTATAAAGTCTTCGCTGAGAATTTTCCGATTACTGACTCTCGAGAAAACTTTGTTCTTGAGTTTATTGACTACACCATCGATCCTCCCAAATATTCGGTAGATGAGTGTATTGATCGGGGGCTTACCTATGCTGTACCCTTGAAGGCAAAGTTGCGCTTGCTGTGTAACGATGCTGACAATGAGGATTTTGAAACGATCGAGCAGGAAGTGTTTTTGGGCAACATCCCTTACATGACCTCGCGCGGTTCATTCATTATTAATGGTGCTGAGCGTGTTATTGTCTCGCAGTTGCACCGTTCGCCGGGGGTGTTCTTTGCGCAAAGCAAACACACCAACGGCACCAAGCTGTATTCGGCACGGATCATTCCGTTCAAAGGCTCATGGATTGAATTTGCGACGGACGTGAATAACGTCATGTACGCGTACATCGACCGGAAGAAGAAATTCCCGGTGACGACGTTGTTGCGGGCGATCGGTTACGGTACCGACAAAGACATCCTGGACCTTTTCAATCTTTCAGAGGAAATCGAAGCCAATGGTGAGAACCTGAAAGACGTGGTAGGACGTAAGCTGGCGGCTCGTGTTCTTCGCACCTGGACAGAAGACTTTGTGGACGAAGACACCGGTGAGGTGGTGTCGATCGACCGGAACGAGGTGTTGTTGGAGCGTGATTCCGTACTGGAAGCAGAGGACGTAGAAACGATTCTGGATTCGGGCACGAAGTCGATCATCCTGCACCGCGCGGACATCAACATTGCCGACTACACGATCATCTACAATACGCTTCAGAAAGATAACTCTAACTCAGAGAAAGAAGCGGTAGAGCAGATCTATCGTCAGCTCCGTAACACGGAAGCACCTGACGAGCAGACGGCACGCGATATCATTCAGAACCTGTTCTTCTCGGACAAACGTTACGATCTGGGTGAAGTGGGTCGCTACCGGATCAACAAAAAGCTGGGGCTGGAAATTGAAGCTGATACCCGCGTTTTAACGACGCAGGACATCATCGAGATTGTGAAATACCTCATCGGGTTGATCAACTCGAAGGCGGTTGTTGATGATATTGACCACCTGAGCAACCGTCGTGTACGGACAGTAGGGGAGCAACTCTATAGTCAGTTCGGTGTCGGGTTGGCACGTATGGCACGGACCATCAAGGAACGGATGAACGTACGTGATAACGAAGATTTCAAACCCGTTGACCTGATTAACGCACGAACGCTTTCGTCGGTCATCAACTCGTTCTTTGGTACCAACCAGTTATCGCAGTTCATGGACCAGACCAACCCACTGGCTGAGATTACGCACAAGCGTCGTCTGTCAGCTTTGGGACCAGGTGGTCTGTCGCGCGAGCGTGCTGGTTTCGAGGTACGTGACGTACACTACACGCACTACGGACGTCTGTGCACCATCGAAACGCCGGAAGGTCCGAACATCGGACTAATTTCCTCGCTGTGTGTGCACGCCAAAATCAACCATATGGGCTTCATCGAGACGCCTTACCGGTACGTGGAAGATGGTGTCGTACGGCTGGACAAGAACGTCGCTTACCTAACGGCAGAAGAAGAAGATAAGCACAACATCGCGCAGGCCAACGCGCCCATCGATGATAAAGGGAATTACCTGCGCGAGCAGATCAAAGCCCGTTACGAAGGTGACTTCCCGCTGGTAGGTCCTAAGGACTTGACTTACATGGACGTAGCACCGAACCAGATTGTGTCGGTTGCAGCCTCATTGATTCCCTTCTTGGAGCACGATGATGCCAACCGCGCCCTGATGGGATCGAACATGCAACGCCAAGCCGTGCCGCTACTTCGTCCGGAATCTCCCATTGTGGGAACGGGCTTGGAAGGCCGCGTAGCACGCGATTCGCGTACGTTGGTACTGGCAGAAGAAGATGGTGTGGTTGAGTTTGTCGATGCACGCAAAATTGTGTTGCGCTATGACCTGACGGACGATCAGAAACTGGTGGATTTCGATAACGAAACCCGTACGTATAATCTAATCAAGTTCCGCCGCACGAACCAAGATACCTGCATCAACCTGCGTCCGATTGTGAAACGTGGGCAGCGGGTGAAAAAAGGAGAAATCCTGTGCGAAGGCTACGCAACCCAAAAAGGAGAACTGGCCCTGGGTCGGAACCTGAAAGTGGCCTTCATGCCGTGGCAGGGTTACAACTACGAGGATGCCATCGTGATCTCGGAACGCGTCGTGCGCGACGACATCTTTACTTCCTTACACATTGAGGAGTTCGAACTCGAAGTGCGAGATACCAAGCGTGGTGAAGAAGAACTGACTTCGGAAATTCCGAACGTTAGTGAAGAAGCGGTACGCAACCTGGACGACAACGGAATCATCCGCATCGGTTCAGAAGTAAAAGAAGGCGACATCCTGATCGGTAAGATTACTCCGAAAGGAGAGACTGATCCAACCCCTGAAGAAAAACTGCTGCGCGCCATCTTCGGCGACAAAGCGGGAGATGTGAAAGACGCTTCGATGAAAGCACCGCCGTCTTTGCGCGGCGTGGTCATCGACACCAAGCTGTTCTCTCGTCCTAAGAAAGACAAGGACCTGCGTGCGAAAGCGAAGAAGGAAGTTGAGGTACTGAAGAGCAAGTACAGCAAAGACCTGATCGATCTCCGCAAAGTAATGGTGCACAAACTGGCCACTTTGCTGGAAGGCAAATCAAGCCAGGGCGTAAAACATAAATTTGGTGATGAACTAATCTCTAAGGGTGTGAAGTTCTCAGAACGGGTGATCGGCGAAAACCTGTTTGCTGAGAAGAACCCGTACCGAGACGAAAGCAACTACAACGTTCCCGAAGAGGTCAACCTGATTGCCGACGTAATTCTCGACAACTGGACCGACGACGAGCGGGTTAACCATCTGGTAGGAGAAATTGTTAGAAATTACAACAATCGTCGGAACGAGATCACAGGTCGCTTCAAACGGGAGCGTTTTACCCTAGAAGTTGGTGACGAACTGCCGGCGGGAATCGTCAGCATGGCCAAAGTCTACATCGCCAAGAAGCGGAAGCTGAAAGTAGGGGATAAGATGGCCGGTCGCCACGGAAACAAAGGGGTCGTTGCGAAAATTGTTCGTGAAGAAGACATGCCTTTCCTGGAAGACGGCACTCCGGTTGATATTGTCCTGAACCCATTGGGGGTACCTTCCCGGATGAACCTCGGGCAGATTTACGAGACCGTACTGGGTTGGGCTGGTTTGAAGCTCGGCAAAAAGTACGCTACGCCGATTTTCGACGGAGCTACTGAAGAGGAAGTCGCTCACGAACTGAAGCAAGCCGGTTTGCCCGATTTGGGACGTGCGTATCTGTACGATGGTTTGAGTGGCGAGCGCTTCGACCAGAAAACTACCGTCGGGGTCATCTACATGCTGAAACTGGGTCACCTGGTTGACGACAAGATGCACGCCCGTTCCATTGGACCTTACTCGCTCATCACACAGCAGCCGCTGGGTGGTAAAGCACAGTTCGGTGGTCAGCGTTTCGGCGAGATGGAAGTGTGGGCACTCGAAGCCTTCGGGGCCGCTAACATCCTGCAGGAAATTCTGACGGTGAAGTCGGATGACGTAATTGGCCGTGCTAAAGCCTACGAAGCCATTGTGAAAGGCGAAAACATGCCTCGTCCGAATATCCCGGAATCGTTTAACGTACTGGTGCACGAGCTGCGAGGTTTGGCACTGGAGATTACGCTGGACTAA
- a CDS encoding DUF3467 domain-containing protein encodes MKEENASEEQQNQINIELSEEVAEGVYANLAMIAHSNSEFILDFIRLMPGIPKAKVKSRVIVTPEHAVRFLEALKENIERYESIHGRIKRTAQASPEFPLPFGGTMGQA; translated from the coding sequence ATGAAGGAAGAAAACGCATCCGAAGAGCAACAGAATCAAATCAATATTGAGTTGTCGGAGGAAGTGGCTGAAGGAGTGTATGCCAACCTAGCAATGATTGCGCATTCCAACAGCGAATTCATTCTGGACTTTATTCGCCTGATGCCCGGCATTCCAAAAGCGAAGGTGAAATCACGGGTGATCGTGACTCCGGAACACGCGGTCCGTTTTCTGGAAGCCTTGAAAGAAAACATCGAGCGATACGAATCCATTCATGGCCGCATCAAGCGGACTGCCCAGGCTTCACCAGAATTTCCGTTGCCTTTCGGCGGCACCATGGGGCAGGCCTAG
- the rpoC gene encoding DNA-directed RNA polymerase subunit beta', with translation MAFRKNKKLNQDFTKVTISLASPESILESSHGEVTQPETINYRTYKPEMGGLFCERIFGPVKDWECHCGKYKRIRYKGIICDRCGVEVTEKKVRRERMGHIELVVPVAHIWYFRSLPNKIGYLLGLPTKKLDQIIYYERYVVVQPGLKAEDGINYLDFLTEDEYLDIMDKLPGDNQKLDDTDPNKFIAKMGAEALEMLLSRLALDQLSYDLRHSAANDTSQQRKAEALKRLKVVEAFRDAQNRIENRPEWMVIKMVPVIPPELRPLVPLDGGRFATSDLNDLYRRVIIRNNRLKRLIEIKAPEVILRNEKRMLQEAVDSLFDNSRKVNAVRAEGNRALKSLSDMLKGKQGRFRQNLLGKRVDYSGRSVIVVGPELKLHECGLPKDMAAELFKPFIIRKLIERGIVKTVKSAKKIVDRKDPVVWDILENVLKGHPVLLNRAPTLHRLGIQAFQPKLIEGKAIQLHPLVCTAFNADFDGDQMAVHVPLGHEAILEASLLMLASHNILNPANGAPIAVPSQDMVLGLYYLTKGRRGVDGHLVDGEGMHFYGPEEVIIALNEKRLSKHAYIKVRVKVRGEKGQLETKVIETVAGRVLFNEFVPEEVGFIDELLTKKKLQQIISTVFKTVGMAKTAKFLDDIKTMGFQLAFKGGLSIGLGDVMIPSAKEELIGEAKSEVEEVWNNYLMGLITDNERYNQVIDIWTRINSQITATLMNQLENDDQGFNPIYMMMHSGARGSREQIRQLGGMRGLMAKPQKNLQGSVGEIIENPILSNFKEGLDVIEYFISTHGARKGLADTALKTADAGYLTRRLVDVAQDVVINETDCGTLRGLLVSALKDNEEVVESLSERILGRVTVHDVYDPVSNDLIIAAGGEINEDIAAAIEEAGVESVEIRSVLTCESQRGVCAKCYGRNLATGSMVQKGEAVGVIAAQSIGEPGTQLTLRTFHVGGTASNIAVEATIKSKFDGVVQFEDLRTIDLVTRENDEEKTVKVVMGRSGELKVVEPNTNKVLASNIAPYGSFLRVKDGQTVKKGDELCYWDPYNAVILSEIDGTIGFESIEDGITFREEYDEHTGHREKVIVDTKDKSKNPAISVSPRDGDGKSYNLPVGAHIAVDEGDVIRAGQILAKIPRAVGKTRDITGGLPRVTELFEARNPSNPAVVSEIDGAVTYGGIKRGNREIFIESKDGVKKKYLVPLSKHILVQDNDFVRAGMPLSDGAITPSDILAIKGPTAVQEYLVNEIQEVYRLQGVKINDKHIEAIVRQMMQKVEILEPGDTSFLPGQTVDKFTFQGENDEILDKKVVVEAGDSEKLRAGQIVTARQLRDENSSLRRRDMKLVEVRDAEPAVSRPTLQGITQASLGTESFISAASFQETTKVLSEASIRGKSDHLLGLKENVIVGHLIPAGTGLREYENIIVGSKEEYEKLSTSNGDGTSMRRRRELQSR, from the coding sequence ATGGCATTCAGAAAAAACAAGAAGCTCAACCAGGACTTCACCAAGGTCACCATTAGCCTGGCGTCCCCGGAGTCGATTCTGGAAAGCTCGCACGGGGAGGTCACGCAGCCCGAGACCATTAACTACCGTACTTACAAGCCCGAAATGGGAGGTCTGTTTTGCGAACGGATCTTCGGGCCGGTGAAGGACTGGGAGTGCCACTGCGGAAAATACAAGCGTATCCGCTACAAAGGAATTATTTGTGATCGTTGTGGAGTCGAAGTAACTGAGAAGAAAGTACGCCGTGAGCGCATGGGCCACATCGAACTGGTGGTACCGGTGGCGCACATCTGGTACTTCCGCTCGCTGCCCAACAAGATTGGCTACTTGCTCGGCTTGCCGACGAAAAAACTGGATCAGATCATCTACTACGAGCGCTATGTGGTCGTACAGCCTGGCTTGAAGGCGGAAGATGGTATCAATTACCTCGACTTCCTGACCGAAGACGAGTACCTCGATATCATGGATAAGCTGCCGGGCGATAACCAAAAGCTGGATGATACCGATCCTAATAAATTTATTGCAAAGATGGGTGCTGAGGCCCTGGAGATGCTTCTGTCTCGTTTGGCCCTCGACCAACTTTCGTACGACCTACGCCACTCTGCCGCTAACGACACGTCGCAGCAGCGGAAAGCCGAGGCCCTGAAGCGTTTGAAAGTAGTAGAAGCGTTTCGCGATGCCCAGAACCGGATCGAGAACCGTCCGGAATGGATGGTGATCAAAATGGTGCCGGTCATTCCGCCGGAATTGCGTCCGCTGGTGCCGCTGGACGGAGGTCGTTTTGCTACCTCCGACCTGAACGATCTATATCGTCGCGTGATCATCCGGAACAACCGCCTGAAGCGTCTGATCGAAATCAAAGCGCCGGAAGTGATCTTGCGTAACGAGAAGCGCATGCTTCAGGAAGCGGTCGACTCTCTGTTCGATAACTCACGGAAAGTGAACGCTGTACGAGCTGAGGGTAACCGTGCCTTGAAATCGCTTTCAGATATGCTGAAAGGAAAGCAAGGCCGTTTCCGTCAGAACCTGCTTGGTAAGCGTGTCGACTACTCCGGTCGTTCGGTCATTGTGGTAGGTCCTGAGTTGAAACTTCACGAGTGCGGTCTGCCGAAAGACATGGCCGCCGAATTGTTCAAACCGTTCATTATCCGGAAGCTGATCGAGCGCGGTATTGTCAAGACGGTGAAGTCAGCAAAGAAAATCGTCGATCGTAAAGATCCGGTGGTGTGGGACATTCTGGAAAACGTTCTGAAAGGGCACCCTGTGCTGTTGAACCGGGCTCCTACACTCCACCGTTTGGGTATTCAGGCCTTCCAGCCTAAACTGATCGAAGGAAAAGCGATTCAGTTGCATCCGCTCGTATGTACAGCCTTCAACGCTGACTTTGACGGTGACCAAATGGCGGTACACGTGCCCCTGGGACACGAAGCCATTCTGGAAGCCTCCCTGTTGATGCTGGCATCGCACAATATCCTGAACCCTGCCAACGGCGCGCCCATCGCGGTTCCGTCGCAAGACATGGTATTGGGACTCTATTATCTGACGAAAGGACGCCGTGGTGTAGACGGACATCTGGTAGACGGAGAAGGCATGCACTTCTACGGACCGGAAGAAGTCATCATTGCGCTGAACGAAAAGCGTCTTTCCAAGCACGCTTATATTAAAGTCCGCGTCAAAGTACGTGGCGAAAAAGGACAGCTGGAAACGAAGGTCATCGAAACCGTAGCCGGCCGTGTCCTCTTCAATGAGTTTGTTCCTGAAGAAGTAGGCTTCATCGACGAGCTGCTGACCAAGAAGAAACTACAGCAAATTATCTCGACGGTCTTCAAGACCGTAGGCATGGCGAAAACGGCCAAGTTCCTGGATGACATCAAGACGATGGGCTTCCAGCTGGCCTTCAAAGGTGGGTTGTCGATTGGCCTGGGTGACGTAATGATCCCGAGTGCGAAAGAAGAACTCATCGGCGAAGCCAAATCTGAGGTAGAAGAAGTTTGGAACAACTACCTGATGGGTCTGATTACCGACAACGAACGGTACAATCAGGTCATTGACATCTGGACGCGTATCAACTCGCAAATCACGGCCACGCTGATGAATCAGCTGGAGAATGACGATCAGGGCTTCAACCCGATCTACATGATGATGCACTCGGGTGCACGTGGTTCGCGCGAACAGATCCGTCAGTTGGGTGGTATGCGGGGGCTGATGGCCAAGCCGCAGAAAAACCTGCAAGGTTCGGTGGGTGAGATTATCGAAAACCCCATTCTGTCGAACTTTAAAGAAGGGCTGGACGTAATCGAGTACTTCATTTCGACACACGGTGCGCGGAAAGGTCTGGCCGATACGGCTCTGAAAACAGCCGATGCGGGTTACCTGACCCGTCGTCTGGTGGACGTGGCACAAGACGTGGTCATCAACGAAACCGACTGCGGTACGTTGCGTGGCCTGTTGGTGAGTGCACTGAAAGACAACGAAGAAGTAGTAGAATCGCTTTCGGAGCGTATCCTGGGGCGTGTGACGGTCCACGACGTGTACGATCCCGTGTCGAACGATCTGATCATCGCTGCGGGTGGAGAGATCAACGAGGACATCGCCGCTGCGATTGAAGAAGCGGGGGTAGAATCGGTTGAGATTCGCTCGGTATTGACATGCGAAAGCCAGCGTGGTGTGTGTGCCAAATGCTACGGCCGTAACCTGGCAACCGGTAGTATGGTCCAGAAAGGCGAAGCTGTTGGCGTAATCGCCGCCCAATCAATCGGTGAGCCCGGTACGCAGCTGACACTCCGTACTTTCCACGTAGGTGGTACAGCGTCTAACATCGCGGTAGAAGCCACAATCAAGTCTAAGTTTGATGGTGTGGTGCAATTCGAAGATCTGCGTACGATTGACCTGGTCACCCGGGAGAACGACGAAGAGAAAACCGTGAAAGTCGTGATGGGTCGTTCGGGCGAACTGAAAGTAGTAGAACCGAATACCAACAAAGTGTTGGCCAGCAACATCGCTCCTTATGGCTCCTTCCTGCGCGTGAAAGACGGGCAGACGGTGAAGAAGGGGGATGAACTTTGCTACTGGGATCCGTACAACGCGGTAATTCTGTCGGAAATTGACGGAACCATCGGGTTCGAGTCGATTGAAGACGGCATCACCTTCCGTGAAGAGTATGATGAACACACTGGTCACCGGGAGAAAGTAATCGTTGACACGAAAGACAAGTCGAAGAACCCGGCCATTTCGGTGAGCCCGCGTGACGGCGACGGGAAGAGCTATAACCTGCCGGTCGGTGCGCACATTGCGGTTGACGAAGGTGACGTCATCCGGGCGGGTCAGATTCTGGCTAAGATTCCACGTGCGGTCGGTAAGACGCGTGATATCACAGGCGGTCTACCACGGGTAACGGAGTTGTTCGAAGCACGAAACCCGTCGAACCCGGCGGTTGTGAGCGAAATTGATGGTGCCGTGACGTACGGTGGTATCAAGCGGGGTAACCGTGAGATCTTCATCGAATCGAAAGATGGCGTGAAGAAGAAATACCTTGTGCCGCTGTCCAAGCACATTTTGGTGCAGGACAATGACTTTGTTCGCGCAGGGATGCCGCTTTCCGATGGTGCCATTACGCCGTCTGACATTCTGGCCATCAAAGGTCCTACTGCAGTACAGGAGTACTTGGTGAACGAAATCCAGGAAGTATACCGCCTGCAAGGGGTAAAAATCAACGACAAGCACATCGAAGCCATCGTGCGTCAGATGATGCAGAAGGTTGAAATTCTGGAGCCTGGTGATACCAGCTTCTTGCCGGGACAGACAGTCGACAAATTCACCTTCCAAGGCGAAAACGACGAAATTCTGGATAAGAAAGTCGTCGTGGAAGCCGGAGATTCGGAGAAGCTGAGAGCAGGTCAGATTGTAACGGCCCGTCAGCTGCGCGATGAGAACTCGAGCTTGCGCCGTCGTGATATGAAACTGGTAGAAGTACGCGATGCGGAACCGGCGGTTTCGCGCCCGACGCTCCAGGGGATCACACAAGCCTCGCTAGGCACCGAGAGCTTTATCTCAGCGGCTTCCTTCCAGGAAACCACGAAGGTATTGAGCGAAGCGTCGATCCGTGGCAAGAGCGATCACCTGTTAGGACTGAAAGAAAACGTAATCGTAGGCCACCTGATCCCGGCGGGAACGGGTCTGCGCGAGTACGAAAATATCATTGTCGGTTCGAAAGAAGAGTATGAGAAGCTGTCGACGTCAAACGGCGACGGAACTTCCATGCGGAGAAGACGCGAACTGCAAAGCAGATAA
- the rpsG gene encoding 30S ribosomal protein S7, with amino-acid sequence MRKAKPKKRYVLPDPKYKDTLVTKFVNSLMIDGKKSIAYSIFYDACDLVEKRTNENGLETWKKALNNVMPNVEVRSRRVGGATFQVPSEVRPDRKQSLGIKWMIKYARLRGEKTMTEKLAGEIVAAAKGEGAAVKKKDDTHRMAEANRAFSHFRF; translated from the coding sequence ATGAGAAAGGCTAAACCAAAAAAGCGGTACGTACTGCCTGATCCTAAATACAAGGACACCCTGGTTACTAAATTCGTAAACAGCTTGATGATAGACGGCAAGAAAAGCATTGCTTATTCTATCTTCTACGATGCTTGCGATTTGGTAGAAAAGCGCACCAACGAGAACGGTCTGGAAACATGGAAAAAAGCGTTGAACAACGTGATGCCTAACGTAGAGGTACGTAGTCGTCGTGTGGGAGGTGCTACATTCCAGGTGCCTAGCGAGGTGCGTCCTGACCGGAAACAGTCATTGGGGATCAAATGGATGATTAAGTACGCACGTCTGCGGGGTGAGAAAACCATGACGGAAAAGCTGGCGGGCGAGATTGTTGCTGCGGCGAAAGGTGAAGGAGCGGCTGTTAAGAAAAAAGACGACACCCACCGAATGGCTGAAGCAAACAGAGCGTTTTCACACTTTAGATTCTAA